The proteins below are encoded in one region of Pongo pygmaeus isolate AG05252 chromosome 20, NHGRI_mPonPyg2-v2.0_pri, whole genome shotgun sequence:
- the LOC129020275 gene encoding LOW QUALITY PROTEIN: zinc finger protein 486-like (The sequence of the model RefSeq protein was modified relative to this genomic sequence to represent the inferred CDS: inserted 2 bases in 1 codon), producing MYHLLLKSDITKCGKALMHYGKAYFHRLCYHFAQDLWPEQSIKDSFQKVILRRYEKCGHDNLQLKKVCESVDECKVHRGGYNRLNQCLTTTQRKIFQCDKYGKVFHKFSNSNRRKRRHTEKNXFEIYRMCKAFNQSSTLTTHKKIHTGGTPHKCEECGKAFKWSSCLSRHKVIHTRKKPYRCEECDKAFKWSSCLTRHKIIHTGEKPYKCEECGKAFKYPYAVTTHKIIHTGEKPYRCRECDKAFNHPATLCSHTKIHTGEKPYKCDKCGKAFISSSTLTKHEMIHLGEKPYKCKECGKAFNHSSHLNIHKIIHTGEKPYKCDECGKIFTLSSSLYKHRRTHTGEKPYKCEECGKAFTASSTLPEHKTIHTGEKPYKCKECDKAFNWSSDLNKHKRIHIEQKPRM from the exons tTATGTTATCATTTTGCCCAAGACCTTTGGCCAGAGCAGAGCataaaagattcctttcaaaaagTGATACTGAGAAGATATGAAAAATGTGGACATGAcaatttacagttaaaaaaagTCTGTGAAAGTGTGGATGAGTGTAAGGTGCACAGAGGAGGTTATAATAGACTTAACCAGTGTTTGACAACTacccagagaaaaatatttcaatgtgaTAAATATGggaaagtgtttcataaattttcaaattcaaacAGACGTAAGAGAAGACATactgaaaaaaa ctttgaaatatatAGAATGTGCAAAGCTTTTAACCAGTCCTCAacccttactacacataagaaaattcatactggagggACACcccacaaatgtgaagaatgtggcaaagctttcaaGTGGTCCTCGTGCCTTTCTAGACATAAGGTAATTCATACTAGAAAGAAACCCTACAgatgtgaagaatgtgacaaagcTTTCAAGTGGTCCTCATGCCTTACtagacataagataattcatactggagagaaaccctacaaatgtgaagaatgtggcaaagcctttaagtaCCCCTATGCCGTTActacacataagataattcatactggagagaaaccctacagatGCAGAGAATGTGACAAAGCTTTTAACCATCCCGCAACCCTTTGTTCACATacgaaaattcatactggagagaaaccatacaaGTGTGATAAATGTGGAAAAGCTTTTATTTCATCCTCAACCCTTACTAAACATGAGATGATTCATTtgggagagaaaccctacaaatgtaaggaatgtggcaaagccttcaaCCATTCCTCACACCTTAATatacataagataattcatactggagagaaaccctacaaatgtgatgAATGTGGCAAAATCTTTACATTGTCCTCAAGCCTCTATAAACATAGGAgaactcatactggagagaaaccttacaaatgtgaagaatgtggcaaagcctttactGCATCCTCAACTCTACCTGAACATAAGActattcatactggagagaaaccttacaaatgtaaagaatgtgacAAAGCTTTTAATTGGTCCTCAGACCTTAataaacataagagaattcatattgAACAGAAACCAAGAATGTGA